The nucleotide sequence AAGTTCAGACAAGCCTGTGTTAAAAATGTGTTTTACAAAATAAAGCCCTTCCTTGCATTACAAGAAAACCCTATCATAAGGAGACAAGTAGTGCAGCCATTCAAGAGGGATAGATAAGTTTCAGTTACCTTGTTAATTGCTCGGCCTTCTCTGCCGAAATTGATGAGTATGCGCCCTCCACCCCCTTCACAAACACACAAAACATGGGCAAGAACAAGCAAATACAGATCCTCAAAGATTTTGAAATGGATCAAGGCCTTCTACTTGACTCCTAGTTCAGAGTGCTATGTCTCAAGAACAAGTAAGCATATGTACAATCTTTTTATGCATTCATCTATTTGGAAAGACAAAGCCAATAGTAAAAAGCTAGAGCATGGAATGGATCATGGGTTTTGCAAACTACGACTTCAGCAAATCTGCAACCAATAAATATCAGTGCACATAACTTTAATCCAGGGCAATTTAAATGCTGACTCTTAAATCCAGAACAATACGAAATAGATAAATTTGCCTAGGAGATGCATGTACTATCTTTTTTACTTGTACATGTGACTATGGAGCAATATCACAGAAAACATAAATACATATTATTAGGAGACCTGAGCGGAAACAAAGCTTAGCTGCAGAACTCACACATGCCTTATGAAAGGTCAATGGACTTCACAACTCTACGGTACTGACCATGGGTGAGCACCTCATGCTATAAGGGCACTCCGACAATCGGTCCAACAGTTAGTGTGCGGTGGGAGTAGTACTGGACACAGGTGAGCACCATGCCGTACAGGGCTTTGGCGAGGAGCCGACGAAGACAGAGATACCAGTGTCGTACAAGGCAGGAATGATGAAGACAGAGATGTCCTCAGGCTTCAAAGGAGCACcaaaaataataagaagaaaaaaCAGTAAGAAAGTTCACCTAGAAACTGTAAAGCATCAGGACGCAACAACATTCAAAGATTTAGGTAACATTCAAAGCAACCTCTGTAGGCCGACACTATCGATCAATACATAAAACAACCAAAACTACCACAACATTATTTATGTATAATTATGTAGCTTAAGTTGTATAATGTTTTCATGACAAAAATACTTTGCACAACATGAAATCTGAAAATGCAGTATTTCTCATGAATGTTTGGCTATGTCCTATAGTGGTGATCAGAGATTTGTCTATTTCAGTAAGAGATCGATGGGGATCACTTGAAAAAAAAAATCTAATCAGGTGGATGTGAAGCTCACCATCTGGAACCAATACGAACGCATACCTCGAGCTCCTGCCTCCCAACGCACCTGGGTGACAGTTCTATCAAATTGGATGGATTGGAGACTGGAGGACCATCAGCGTTGCTACAGGAGCGAACCCCCAAACGGCGGCTGCCCACACTGTGTATAGACGTGTCGCTCCCACCGGAGGCCTCTCTGCATCATGCTTGACACCTTCCTCGCGGCCGGCATGCCGAGGTGCTCAATGTGCTCTCCCGCGTCAACCGTGGCGGTGCTGTGCCTGCTCTTTCGTGGTGGTGAGGTTGGGTCCGGGTTATGGAGCACATAAATCGGTCCCCTCTTCCCCGACGTGGAGGTGCGCCCGGATCTGATGCTCCTCGTCCGCACGGCCGCCTCCTGCAGCAAGCTCCATTCGGCGCAGCACAGTATGTGCGAAGGAGCGGCGAACGGTCACGGCGACCCGCGCTCCAAAAGAGGCCGGTGGCGACCACGTACGTGGGGCATCAGCCGAGTGGAGGAGCGATGGCCTGAGTGCCGTGGGGAAGCGGCAGATCGGTGGAGCGGCGGGCGGCGACCCTCTGCCTCGCTTGGTAGGCTGAAGAAAATTGTTTTGGCTGTGTaacagaggaagaaaaagaacGGAGAAGTGCTTGGCTCGGCGGTGGATCTCGGCCTGGTCACCTACTGCTGGCTGGAGAGGACCTCACGCTGTCGAGCTCTTCGTTGGCTGGTGCTTCCGGTTCGCCATGGTCGGAGACCCTATATAAAAGCCTGCTAAGCGCGTAGGTGGGGCAAGTGGAGGCATACCTAGGTTGCCGCCGCGGCGGGCGAAGGAGCAGCCGGAGTGCTGTGCAGCAAGGTCGGCGAAGGAGGCGCGCCCGGCGAGGATCTGGTCGACGCGCGGCGACATGGGCGCACGTGTGGCGGAGAAGACCCGGCCCTCGGGCCCTCGCCGCTCCTCCTCGTGCTTGATCCGGATGTAGGACGCCCGCGCCATCTCCTTCCCCGCCGCCACAGACGCCATCTCTCCATTCATCCGCCGCTTTGCCGCTCCGGTTGCTTCGGGAGGTAGGTTCCTCGCGCCTGGGGTAGAGGCAGGGGGAGGTTACGGCATTGGCGGCAGCTGCTGGAGGCGTCTCCGCGCGCAGCAGGGCGGATCCTGTGGCTAATGGCGGCGCAAGGGTGCGGGAGGAACGGCGGGGCGGCGAACGGCGCGGGAGGAGGGGGCGAGGAGGGGGCGAGAGACGTGCGAGGAGAAGGGGGCGAGAGAGGTCGTGCGGGGAGGAGGGGAGAGGTCGTGCGGTCGTTTGCGGGCagcatatttttttctttctgaatgGTTGGGCAGATTAGGGATCGATGGGTTTGGCTTAATGCGTGGTTGGTAGCGTTAAACACAGAATGATTAAGGGCCATTAGATCTTGATGATGGATGGGTgggattgtttggatctgcccctctctttcttttatagtggtagtagatagaTAGTAGATAGTAGATTCTTTTAGAAGAACGAACAGTTTTATTTCAGCACGACTGCGCCGCGTGGCAGAGAATCCAACAGATCCGCCCTCCTCGGCAGCAGCAGCCAAGATTTGAAATTCGAAATCCGGATCACCGCCGCGCTTACGTTAGTTAAGCCACGACCCTGGTACTCTTTCTACTAACCGTCGGTTAAGGGCATTCCCGATCGGACGGCCACGGAGCGACCTCGCGCGAGTCGCGTCCGCGTCCAGAAAGAGAAACCCTCCCCCCACACGACACAAACCCACGCTCCTCCGCTGGCCGCCGCTTCTTCCCCTtcccccccaacccccccccccccccccctgaggccTCGAACCATCTTCCGGCGAGCCCTCCCCACGCTCTCCGTCGGGCCGCCCCGCCTCCCATCGACGCAGCCGGCCTCACTGGAAGCCGCCGCCTCTCGCCTCgagtccgtcgccgtcgccgcggccGTTGTCCCTCAAGTGTAGACGGTGCCGCCGTCTGGATCCAAGGTAAGGAGAGTGGGCACCTTATTTCCGTGTTGGTTCGTCTGCAAATCCTTCTGATTGCTTTTCAAACCAAAGGAATGTGTATGCATTTGGTTGTCCCGTATGTTTTTTTAGGGTTATCCCGTATGTTTCTATTTCCCTGCTGACACGGGCGTTGGGCGGTACCGTTTATGTGCTGAACGAGTTACTTGTTTCAACTAATCCATGTCTGGAGTAGTTAGACGCTGTGTATGTGTTTGGCTTAGATTCATcttcattccccccccccccccccccccccccccccccgctcaattAAGATTGGAGATGCGACGAGAGATCTGAGTTATTTATGTTTTAGCCGATTGAACTGGCACTCTTAAATCACAATCCATACTTATATAGAGTACAAACAAGAAGCTGGAGTGAATGCATGGCTTTGGCCTTTGGGAGACTACAATTTGCAGTTACTTAAGCTTTGCTTGATCAAATAGATCTCAAGGTTCTGTCCAATAGTTGGTTATCGTGTTTTGAAAGCAATATCTGCCCATTAGGACTGCTGGTTCTATACTAGTGCTATCTAGGACAATGATAGCAACCGTAGTAACATCACAAATTATTATTCTGGTGCTAGGCTGAACTCCTGTTATTCTGTAATTGCTAATTGTACCCTTGgtttcctctgtaaaccgaccagTTTGAGCAAAATACGAATCGATGAAGTTGTTGTTCTCCGTTTTCTTGAATGAAACTGGGGGCCATGTGCCCcctttaagaagaagaaaaatgatgttGTTGTTACACTCTAGACTTAACTATGTTTTGCTAAGTGGTGTTTAGTTGTATCCTTGTTGGTACTAGTGTTTGCTACTTAAGGGACAGGCCCTCCAATTGCTCCACTAATTTCGTTGTTTACTCAATATTGTATTGCTTTCTGCAATTTGGGATCATGCTAATGCCTATTCTGGTTGATTTACCAGTAGGTTGCTGTGTGAAGTGGCACCTTTCCACATGGAATCAACAGCGGAAGATTTCCAGCCCCGAACATTCTCCGTCAAACTGTGGCCACCGAGTGAAAGCACTCGTCTGATGCTTGTAGAGAGGATGACCAAGAACCTGTCCGCCGAGTGCATCTTCTCTCGCAAGTATGGCATTTTGAGCAAAGAAGAGGCTCATGAGAATGCTAAGAGGATCGAAGAGGTGTGCTTTGCTTCTGCAGaggagcatttcaagaaggagccTGATGGTGATGGTAGTTCTGCTGTCCAGCTATATGCAAAAGAAACTAGCAAGCTGATGCTTGAAGTCCTGAAAAAAGGCCCAAGGACAACCGAGGAACCAGAAGCACCTGTTGTTGATACACCTCTTGAGCCTGCTGATACTGTGTTTGACATATCTGGTGGTAAGCGCGCTTTCATTGAGGCAGAAGAAGCAAAGGAACTTCTCAGTCCACTGACAAAACCAGGAAACTCTTATAAAAGGATTTGTTTCAGCAACAGGAGCTTTGGTATTGGTGCTGCCAATGTTGCTGGCCCAATTCTTGAATCAATAAAATCGCAGCTCACAGAGGTAGATATCTCAGATTTTGTCGCTGGAAGACCCGAGGACGAAGCCCTTGATGTGATGCGCATATTCTCCAAAGCTTTAGCAGGGTCTGTACTGAGTTACCTGAACATCTCTGACAATGCTTTAGGTGAGAAGGGTGTCAGAGCATTCACAGAGCTGCTGAAATCACAGGGCAACTTGGAAGAGCTATATGTGATGAACGATGGCATATCAGGGGAAGCTGCAAAAGCTCTATCTGAGCTTATTCCTTCAACTGAGAAGCTTAAGGTTCTCCACTTCCACAACAATATGACTGGTGATGAAGGTGCTATGCCAATTGCTGAGATGGTGAAGCGTTCTCCAAACCTAGAGAGCTTCAGGTGCTCCGCGACAAGGATAGGATCTGATGGTGGAGTGGCACTGGCTGAGGCATTAGGGACATGTACTCGTCTGAAGAAACTTGATATCAGGGACAACTTATTTGGTGTGGAGGCAGGGGTAGCTCTCAGCAAAACCCTTCCAAAGCTCAGTGGCCTCGTTGAGCTCTATCTCAGTGACCTCAATCTTGAGAACGAGGGTACAATAGCAATAGTGAATGTCCTCAAACAGTCAGCACCTCAGTTGGAGGTCCTTGAAATGGCAGGAAATGAAATAACCGCCAAAGCAGCCAAAGCTGTAGCAGAATGCTTGACAGCAATGCAGTCGCTCAAGAAGCTGACCTTAGCTGAGAATGAGCTGAAGGATGATGGGGCAGTGACAATCGCAAAATCTCTGGAGGAAGGCCACCCAAGTCTGAAGGAGCTTGACGTGAGCACGAATCTGTTTCAGAGGTCTGGAGCCCGGTGCTTTGCTCAAGCTGTCGCAAACAAGCCAGGTTTCGCGCTGCTGAACATCAATTCGAATTTCATCTCCGACGAAGGGGTTGACGAGGTGAAGGAGATCCTGAAGGGAGGCAAGAACTCGCTGGAGGTGCTTGGCCTGCTGGATGAGAACGACCCCGAGGGCGACCCTGAAGatggcgaggaagaggaggatggggaggacgacgatgacgaggagaaGGACGGCGACGACGGTGGCCTGGGCTCGAAGCTGCAGGGCCTGAAGGTGGAGGAGGACTAGCCATGTCTATGGACTATGGTGGTGGACTAGCCCCTATATCTTTTGCTCCGGTTACCTTCTTAAATGATCACTGGAGGGGTTAAAATTTCACAAAAATCTGTGGCTCAATTGTTTTGAACCGAGTCAAGCAGACAGACGGGAGGTTTATCTGTACTTTGTAACTTCCGTTCCGTTGTTACTTTTCTTTCTTCCATGTTTTAGACCATCTTGGTTCTCTGGTGAATGTTTGCTGAGACATTAGCAATTTGGCATGGCATGTGTTTGCTGAGATATTTTGGGAACCTACGCTATGCGGTGATGTGGTATCCGTTGGATCCATGGGGTTGACTAGATGGTGCCTATGTCGGCAGTGGCAGATTGATCCAAGCACCGTGTGCGTGTGGTTTCTATCTATCTACAGACACAGAATATTGATATGATACAACCTGCATGGGCACTGCCGCTGAGTTGGACGCGCCAACGGCCTTTTGTATTCTCCGCCGTAAAGGTTGTATGCATGTCGTAGATTGTTCTATATGTTGGTACTGCTACGTACTACTAGTACTTCCTTCGTGGCTAAGACATGATTAATGCCGCCGCGGCTCTGGTGTTCACACGTCCCGTCGCCCTCTTCCGTTTCCTTGAATCATGCAGCTGCATGCTCTTTCTTTGGGGTAATCAAATTTTGCAACTGGGATCTTCCTCCGAGCTCCGTTTTCAGTATGTGGTGCTTTGATTTGTTCTGAAATCGTCCTTTGATACTAAGAGCCTGTTCGGCAGCCCTCGGCTCCGCAGCACAGCTCCTGGAGCGGCGAGTGTGGCACCGAACGCGTTAACGTCACGCTTTCCTCGAGGCGGAGCGGAGCGGCCAGCAGGCCATTTTCTCGGAGCGGCCCAAGTGACGCTCCGCGCGCTTCGCATCTACGTGGAGTAGGGAGTTGAGAAGCGAGGAGCAGAGGGCTGCCGAACAGGCCCTAACACAGACTACACAGTGGCGGTCCAATTCAATcacctttttttctttttcgagaACATCCTCCACCTTTACTTGCCATGTACAGTATACTTTACGCAGTTTTCTTCTTGAGAAAGACAATCCTTTTTCCAAGTCAATTGGGATAATCTTATATCTATAAGTTGGGTGATTCCAACGAAGATCGAATAGTTGTATATTTTGGAAATCACTAATTGTTACTGTTACCTTTGTTCCCAATTCTAAGACATTTTGGATATTTCAACATGATCTATATGCAGACTGAaacgagtgaacaaacacactaattAAAACGTTCTATATACATCTGATTCACGAAAAAAAAAAGATCATCTCACGCTATTAAAAACGGGGGGAGTATATATTACGAAAAGAGGATACAAGGAGGGCCTAAACGTAAAACCTACGCGCTGCCCATCCGGTAAAACCACACCGCTCGAGCCTGAGCGGGTCTCTCTCGGCCTCTATCCCGGGTGCAGCCTCCTCTCTCGCTCGCCTTCTTCACTCCAACtcgcctcctcccctccctcccctccaatCCCGCGATCAGAGGAATCCCCCAAACCCTAATCCCTCTCCCCTCCGCGAAGCCGGAGCCATCCGCCCGTGACCGGGTTCCTCTACTTCATAGCCGATCCTGATTCCTTGGCTTCTAGGGTTCGGAGATGGGCGACCACATGACCGTCTTCCGCTCACTCCGCGAGCTCTTCCCTCAGGTATGCCCGATCCGCCTTTCCATCTCGCATGGGGATATCGGTGTTGCTCGGATGAGGAACGGGGGACGATTGGATTTTTTTTGTTCGGCGGCGAGGCGAGGGTTTGGGTTATTGGTAATTAATTACACCTGCGGGAGGAAACTCGTTACAGATTGGGAATAGTGGATTTCCATTCGGACGCACTAGGATGTTACCGTGAATTGGGGCGGGCCGGGTGTGATTTTAGTCTCCTGCGGAGCTACTAGGATTATCGCTAGATCGATTCATACTTACTCTGAAAGAGTTCGATTATTCCTTTTAGGGGAATTGTTGTGTCTTCTGCATGGGTAATCCGCCATTCAGTGTTTGATTTGTTCATGGCTGCGGTCGAAGCAGTGACACCTTTTGTGTGCCCTTTCTGCAGGTTGATCCCCGCATGCTGAAGGCTGTCGCGATAGAGCACCATAAAGATGCCGATTCCGCTGTGGTCGCCGTCCTTGACGAAGTCATGCCATCTATGATAGGTTCGGTCGAAGTCTCTAGCGTCCATCAGGAGGCTGCGGTATCTAAGGACGAATTTTTCAGAAGATTAACTGTGAATCACAATGCGCGTGAAACAGGAAGTTCATCATCTGCTGGTAAGTATAAAGACTGATACCACTTGATCTCTGTATGCTGAAGGCTGTCGCCATAGAGCACCATAAAGATGTTGATTTCACGGTTGGTAGCCGTCCTTGACGAAGTCATGCTATCTATGGCAGGTCCAGTCGGAATTTCTAGTGCCCATCATGAACCTGCAGAATTTACGAAAGATTTATTCAGAAATTTATCTGCTAATCATACTGTGGGTGAGACGGGAACTTCATCATCTGCTGGTAAGTAAAAAGATTGAGATTTATGGGCCAATCTATGCTTAGTGTAAAAGACGCTCCATCAGGGTGCTTCTATTGATCTTAGATCTAATCGAAATGTTTGCATGCATAGGTTTTATCGTTGTGTAGGGATAGTGTTTGGGATCTTCTGGGTTTAGGATAAGCTGTGGGCCCAAAGTTAACTCATGTAGCAGTAAGCACTTGGTGGTTTGGGTAGAAACATAGTACTGCCAGTTTTGCAATTTAACTTATTACAGTTATACAAGTGTTAAGTAACAACCCAAAGGCTGTGTGGTATGGGCTTTCTTATTCTTGACTTAAATTTCTATCTTGCTCATTGAGCTCATGTGGGTTTAACTTTAGCGCTAATCTGTACAAAGCCCTTATCTTCAATAAATTGCAAGAACATTTTCtctgatatatactccctccgtctcattaGAACCTTTCCCGTTTTCTGAAGTTATGCTAATGAATGGAGTCAAATCAGGTTCTGATATTCATGTTGATGAAGCTAAGGGAAATGTTGATTTTGCAATCACAACTGACGTGCAAGAAAATGTTGTGGGTGAACTAGATGTGACTTCATCATTACAACTGATGAATGGACAACTAGATTTCCCTTCCTGTTCTGTGCCTGCACTTAATGATAAGCGCTGTGATTTGGCCGTTCAAGATTTCTTAAACGCATGTAATGGTCGGTCTTTGTGGAGTGAATACATTGATGAATCACTCCTGGGGAAAAATGGCAATGACAGCATAAATCTTAATGTTGCTCAAGTCCATGCGCATGATGTGGACATCACAGGCCCATTTGGGGAATCCATCTCTGACGCTGAACATCAGCAGCGCACTATGACCCTTGAAGATTTCTTAAAATCGTGTTATTCAGATCATTCAGCTAATCAAGTTGGAAATGGTGGATCTTTATCAAGTGAATATATTGTTCAATCACTCATGATGGAAAATGGGAGCAACAGCATAAATCTTAATGTTGCACAAGTCCAAGAGCAAGATTTTGACATCACAGTCCCAGTTGGCGATTGCATTTCCCAGGATAATCCTTTGAAGCTTCCTTGTTATCATGCAGATGTGGATAACTCCTTTTGTTCCAAGACTTCTACTGGTGTTCCTGAATGTGTAGTCTCACCTAAATTTCCCAGTACTGAAAAAGACACCCTTGCACCTGCGCTGGATTTTCCTATTCCAGACACCCAAGAATCCTTTGTTGGTTCTGGTGGAGTCTTAGTACAAATGGATAACAATTGTGCTGATGTTGATTACAACTCTGAGGATAGAGTTGAGCATGGTGACACATtcttgtcttcttcaagtgagttGCTTCCTGATTTGAATTCGAATCACTTTGCCTCCATGGCTTCAACTCATTCAAGCTACTCTGTTAGTATTGAGTCACTTGCGGATTCCATTGCTGATGCAAAAAACAAAAAGGTACTCCAATTATGTGAACTCCCACCATGCAGGCTTTTTTCAAAACATTTGTTGTATATACACTTTCTTGGGCACATTACTCATGCGGTTGCATGCGTGTATGGTTACAC is from Triticum aestivum cultivar Chinese Spring chromosome 1B, IWGSC CS RefSeq v2.1, whole genome shotgun sequence and encodes:
- the LOC123132521 gene encoding uncharacterized protein isoform X1, with the protein product MGDHMTVFRSLRELFPQVDPRMLKAVAIEHHKDADSAVVAVLDEVMPSMIGSVEVSSVHQEAAVSKDEFFRRLTVNHNARETGSSSSAGPVGISSAHHEPAEFTKDLFRNLSANHTVGETGTSSSAVMLMNGVKSGSDIHVDEAKGNVDFAITTDVQENVVGELDVTSSLQLMNGQLDFPSCSVPALNDKRCDLAVQDFLNACNGRSLWSEYIDESLLGKNGNDSINLNVAQVHAHDVDITGPFGESISDAEHQQRTMTLEDFLKSCYSDHSANQVGNGGSLSSEYIVQSLMMENGSNSINLNVAQVQEQDFDITVPVGDCISQDNPLKLPCYHADVDNSFCSKTSTGVPECVVSPKFPSTEKDTLAPALDFPIPDTQESFVGSGGVLVQMDNNCADVDYNSEDRVEHGDTFLSSSSELLPDLNSNHFASMASTHSSYSVSIESLADSIADAKNKKNDLLPSLELVTKMIEDVELLEEKAKVAKRESSISGTSILTKVEELKEMLNHAKEANDMHAGEVFGERSILTTEARELQSRLQRLSDERNSYLVVIEEIRQTLEERLVAAQQEYEAAVKEKDEKEASAQALLSEQEKEMNSIVEESRKLQKEAEENLKLKEFLVERGRIVDTLQGEMAVICEDVSQLKQIVDERLSWSKLQRSTMSSLSSSLHSSLHRSASSSDRTTEAVESKDKHTVAEVARPVSEDSDVDGRKVEMLDGCDSEGSSSVGEDNSKQRGSNEDGWELC
- the LOC123132512 gene encoding RAN GTPase-activating protein 2 — encoded protein: MESTAEDFQPRTFSVKLWPPSESTRLMLVERMTKNLSAECIFSRKYGILSKEEAHENAKRIEEVCFASAEEHFKKEPDGDGSSAVQLYAKETSKLMLEVLKKGPRTTEEPEAPVVDTPLEPADTVFDISGGKRAFIEAEEAKELLSPLTKPGNSYKRICFSNRSFGIGAANVAGPILESIKSQLTEVDISDFVAGRPEDEALDVMRIFSKALAGSVLSYLNISDNALGEKGVRAFTELLKSQGNLEELYVMNDGISGEAAKALSELIPSTEKLKVLHFHNNMTGDEGAMPIAEMVKRSPNLESFRCSATRIGSDGGVALAEALGTCTRLKKLDIRDNLFGVEAGVALSKTLPKLSGLVELYLSDLNLENEGTIAIVNVLKQSAPQLEVLEMAGNEITAKAAKAVAECLTAMQSLKKLTLAENELKDDGAVTIAKSLEEGHPSLKELDVSTNLFQRSGARCFAQAVANKPGFALLNINSNFISDEGVDEVKEILKGGKNSLEVLGLLDENDPEGDPEDGEEEEDGEDDDDEEKDGDDGGLGSKLQGLKVEED
- the LOC123132521 gene encoding uncharacterized protein isoform X2, with protein sequence MGDHMTVFRSLRELFPQVDPRMLKAVAIEHHKDADSAVVAVLDEVMPSMIGSVEVSSVHQEAAVSKDEFFRRLTVNHNARETGSSSSAGPVGISSAHHEPAEFTKDLFRNLSANHTVGETGTSSSAGSDIHVDEAKGNVDFAITTDVQENVVGELDVTSSLQLMNGQLDFPSCSVPALNDKRCDLAVQDFLNACNGRSLWSEYIDESLLGKNGNDSINLNVAQVHAHDVDITGPFGESISDAEHQQRTMTLEDFLKSCYSDHSANQVGNGGSLSSEYIVQSLMMENGSNSINLNVAQVQEQDFDITVPVGDCISQDNPLKLPCYHADVDNSFCSKTSTGVPECVVSPKFPSTEKDTLAPALDFPIPDTQESFVGSGGVLVQMDNNCADVDYNSEDRVEHGDTFLSSSSELLPDLNSNHFASMASTHSSYSVSIESLADSIADAKNKKNDLLPSLELVTKMIEDVELLEEKAKVAKRESSISGTSILTKVEELKEMLNHAKEANDMHAGEVFGERSILTTEARELQSRLQRLSDERNSYLVVIEEIRQTLEERLVAAQQEYEAAVKEKDEKEASAQALLSEQEKEMNSIVEESRKLQKEAEENLKLKEFLVERGRIVDTLQGEMAVICEDVSQLKQIVDERLSWSKLQRSTMSSLSSSLHSSLHRSASSSDRTTEAVESKDKHTVAEVARPVSEDSDVDGRKVEMLDGCDSEGSSSVGEDNSKQRGSNEDGWELC